The Natronospira bacteriovora genome has a window encoding:
- a CDS encoding LemA family protein has translation METWIIIGIVVLVVLFAIVTYNALIVARNRYKNAFAQIDVQLTRRHDLIPNLVNVADRYMKHERETLEAVTRARTQAVEKLKQAKADPTDPNAMKQLGQAEQGLSGALGRLFALSENYPDLKANENMKQLSEELVSTENRVAYARQHFNDAVMQYNNKREAFPNNIVAGMFNFKYAELLDIEDPAKREAVKVNFS, from the coding sequence GTGGAAACCTGGATCATTATCGGCATTGTCGTGCTGGTGGTGCTGTTTGCCATCGTCACTTACAACGCACTCATCGTGGCACGCAACCGCTACAAGAACGCCTTTGCCCAGATTGACGTACAGCTCACCCGTCGCCATGACCTGATCCCGAACCTGGTCAATGTGGCTGACCGCTACATGAAGCATGAACGGGAAACCCTGGAAGCGGTGACCAGGGCACGCACCCAGGCGGTGGAAAAGCTCAAGCAGGCCAAGGCCGACCCCACCGATCCCAATGCCATGAAGCAGCTGGGCCAGGCCGAGCAGGGCCTGTCCGGTGCCTTGGGCCGCCTGTTCGCCCTGTCCGAAAACTACCCGGACCTGAAAGCCAACGAGAACATGAAGCAACTCTCCGAGGAACTGGTCAGCACCGAAAACCGGGTGGCCTATGCCCGCCAGCATTTCAACGACGCTGTCATGCAGTACAACAACAAGCGCGAAGCCTTCCCCAACAACATTGTCGCCGGCATGTTCAACTTCAAGTACGCCGAACTGCTCGACATCGAAGACCCGGCCAAGCGCGAAGCGGTGAAGGTGAATTTCAGTTAA